A single window of Ignavibacteriota bacterium DNA harbors:
- a CDS encoding VWA domain-containing protein, which produces MSKTFFKIVILTGIISGVLLCSCSSTKPVSAIKVLDFKGVTEVARGEKANLKWNFENADKVRITDLQRNYNPQDSISIAVDTTSNYRFLITRGIDTLQLLWKVYVIDTPDEISTGPVGANVKNEKPSFINSDYLRGVQSAKGSANMKSLKIMRYYYPFESRNVVRAYSLILDEFGNYISGLSEKESGFVTINAFSGCIDSPKNSPVTGFTENRIDESIPVDYIILLDNSSIASDYFPINNIIEKFVKSLSDDDRFGLYLFNQNFKEELPLTRADEIMKLSFLFKEKGLSAIFKSLKYSIDLLNKSSDNSRKKVIVTIAYSTDNASIIYDRNDIIDLAIDSDIPIYVLGIGNAVDSYSLSSLSTLSGGRYYPVEDAAIENIQLILNEILYAQKANYQFDIPVPASGNCDTKVANIEFVTYQNRIHDTLKFPDIRPRHEFKYMAVASFDERDTTVTDDYLEPISMLADVLNKNPDLSIELIGNTSIEGGDKYCYNLGLKRAQAVRRQLIISGADPSKIRVSSDGSNNPVYYIQESHWMQYYNRRTELRWLDPELLPYEIIAQISETETDALSKVEDWEDKGYRAYYERYLQNNIPVYRVKIWGYKDQKSAEKIAGKLTKEYGFQFVVR; this is translated from the coding sequence ATGAGTAAAACTTTTTTTAAAATTGTCATATTGACCGGAATTATTTCGGGAGTGCTACTTTGCAGTTGCTCTTCCACAAAGCCAGTTTCGGCAATTAAAGTATTGGATTTCAAAGGTGTTACAGAAGTTGCTCGCGGAGAAAAAGCCAATCTGAAATGGAATTTTGAAAATGCCGATAAAGTTCGCATTACTGATCTGCAAAGAAATTACAATCCGCAGGACAGTATAAGTATAGCCGTGGATACTACATCAAATTACAGATTTTTGATTACACGCGGAATAGATACGTTGCAGCTTCTATGGAAGGTATATGTAATTGATACTCCTGATGAAATTTCAACCGGTCCCGTAGGCGCTAATGTCAAAAATGAAAAACCGTCTTTTATTAATTCAGATTACCTTCGAGGAGTGCAATCAGCCAAAGGTTCTGCCAATATGAAAAGTCTCAAAATAATGAGATACTATTACCCATTTGAAAGCAGGAATGTTGTAAGAGCATACAGTTTGATTCTTGATGAATTTGGAAATTATATAAGCGGTCTTTCGGAAAAAGAATCCGGTTTTGTTACAATTAATGCTTTCTCCGGATGTATTGATTCACCGAAAAATTCACCTGTGACAGGCTTTACAGAAAATAGAATTGATGAAAGCATTCCAGTGGATTATATCATACTTCTTGATAATTCGTCCATAGCAAGTGATTATTTTCCAATTAATAATATTATCGAAAAATTTGTGAAATCCCTGTCGGATGACGACCGTTTTGGATTGTATTTATTCAACCAGAATTTCAAAGAGGAATTGCCACTGACAAGAGCCGACGAAATAATGAAATTAAGTTTTTTATTCAAAGAAAAAGGCTTGTCTGCAATATTCAAATCACTTAAATATTCCATAGATTTGCTGAATAAATCGAGTGATAATTCCAGAAAGAAGGTCATAGTAACAATAGCTTACAGTACTGACAATGCATCAATAATTTATGACAGAAATGATATAATTGATTTGGCAATAGATTCAGATATTCCGATTTATGTTTTGGGTATCGGAAATGCTGTGGATAGTTACTCACTTAGCTCTCTTTCAACTCTCAGCGGCGGCAGATATTATCCTGTCGAAGATGCCGCAATTGAGAATATTCAACTAATTTTGAATGAAATTTTATACGCCCAAAAAGCTAACTATCAATTTGATATTCCGGTTCCGGCAAGCGGTAATTGTGATACTAAAGTCGCAAATATTGAATTTGTAACCTATCAGAACCGAATTCATGACACATTAAAATTTCCTGACATCAGACCAAGACACGAATTCAAATATATGGCTGTCGCCTCTTTTGATGAGCGTGATACAACAGTTACCGATGATTATCTTGAACCAATTTCGATGCTTGCTGATGTATTAAATAAAAACCCCGATTTATCAATAGAATTAATTGGTAATACAAGTATTGAGGGTGGAGATAAATATTGCTACAATCTTGGTCTGAAACGTGCACAAGCTGTAAGAAGACAACTAATTATCAGTGGTGCTGACCCATCAAAAATAAGAGTCAGTTCAGATGGTAGCAATAATCCGGTATATTACATTCAGGAATCCCACTGGATGCAGTATTATAACCGAAGAACTGAGCTCAGATGGCTCGATCCCGAGCTTCTGCCTTATGAAATTATTGCTCAAATCAGCGAAACAGAGACCGATGCTCTAAGCAAAGTCGAAGATTGGGAAGACAAAGG